The DNA segment GGAAGGTCACCATGCCTAGGGCGATGGTCCCGGCGATGATAAAGATCGAGCAGCCGGCAAAGGGGGAAAATTTTCCCTTGGTCGGATCGTTTTCTGGCTGCTGATCCTGATCGTCAAGTGCTTGAGGCTCAGTGCCGGTCGGCTGGGAATTGGACATGCAGGGGAGTTATGCTTTTTTTTGAGAAATTCACAGGATTTTTCAGGAATTATTGGGTCAGCGTGAAAATTCGGGGTTGGCATTTGAGTGTTCGGGCTTATGAGTTCGGCATGTCGAAGATTCTTGTTGGCCTTTCCGGGGGGGTGGATTCCGCTGTTGCAGCTGCGTTGTTGCTTGAGCAAGGGCATGAGGTAGCCGGGGGATACATGAAAAACTGGATCAACGAAGATGAGATTGCCGGTGAGTGCCCATGGGAGCAGGATGTGGAGGATGCTCATGCCGTGGCCAAGAAGCTGGGTATCGAATTCCGGGTGGTGGATTTAATTGACCAGTATCGTGGGCGTATCGTCGATTATATGCTTGAGGGATACCGCAGTGGGATTACGCCGAATCCGGACGTGTATTGTAACCGCGAGATGAAATTTGGTGTGTTTCTCGATTATGCCTTGTCGCAGGGCTTTGAGGCGGTGGGCACGGGGCATTATGCCCGGAGGCGGGAGCGGGCTGACGGCACGGCGGATATTTTGCGTGGTGCGGACCCGAATAAGGACCAGAGTTATTTTTTGTCGTTGATGGAGCAACGTCAGGCCTGGCACGCCCGATTCCCGTGTGGGGAAATGCTCAAGCCAGAAGTGCGCGATGTCGCCCGGCGCTTCGATTTGCCGGTGGCAGGGAAAAAAGACAGCCAGGGGATTTGTTTTATCGGCAATGTCAAGATGAGCGATTTTCTTCGCCATTATGTGCCGGATAGCCCGGGTGAGATTGTCGATCTCGATGGCAAGGTGCTGGGACGGCACAAGGGGCTGCACCTCTACACCCTGGGCCAGCGGAAAGGTCACGGCGTGGCCTCTCCGCGTGAGGGAATGGCCTATGTGGTGGTCGGTAAGGACGCCGAAAACAATCAGCTCATTGTCGGCTGGGATCAGCAGGACACACCGGGGCTCTATACCAAGAGCTGCGTTGTTGGCACTGTGTCATGGGTCAACAAAGCGGTGACATCGCCGCGTAAGATCGAGGCCCAGCCGCGTTACCGGGCGAAGAGTGAGCCGGTGATGGTGACTCCCCGGGATGACGGTAAGCTGGATGTCGAGTTTGTGCGGCCCCAACGGGCGGTGACCGCCGGGCAAATCTGTGCTTTTTACGAGGGCGGCACCTTGCTGGGTGGCGGGGTGTTTGAACGCTTATCCTAGGGCTCTGAGATTGGCAGAATGAAAACGCGCTTTGCTCCATCCCCCACCGGTCTTTTGCACCTCGGGCATGTCTATGCCGCCAAGTTTGCATTCGACTTGGCTCGCGAGCACGGCGGTTCGTTTTTGCTGCGTTTTGAAGACATTGACACCACCCGGGTGCGTGAGAAATACTACGCGATGATCGAAGAAGATCTGGTGTGGTTAGGATTTTCCTGGCAAGGATCTGCGCTTCGGCAGGTGGATCGCTTGGATGCTTATACCGATGCCTTGCAGCGATTGAAATCGCTCGGTGTGGTGTATCCTTGCTTTTGTACCCGACGCGAGATTCAGGAGGAA comes from the Oceaniferula marina genome and includes:
- the mnmA gene encoding tRNA 2-thiouridine(34) synthase MnmA, whose product is MSKILVGLSGGVDSAVAAALLLEQGHEVAGGYMKNWINEDEIAGECPWEQDVEDAHAVAKKLGIEFRVVDLIDQYRGRIVDYMLEGYRSGITPNPDVYCNREMKFGVFLDYALSQGFEAVGTGHYARRRERADGTADILRGADPNKDQSYFLSLMEQRQAWHARFPCGEMLKPEVRDVARRFDLPVAGKKDSQGICFIGNVKMSDFLRHYVPDSPGEIVDLDGKVLGRHKGLHLYTLGQRKGHGVASPREGMAYVVVGKDAENNQLIVGWDQQDTPGLYTKSCVVGTVSWVNKAVTSPRKIEAQPRYRAKSEPVMVTPRDDGKLDVEFVRPQRAVTAGQICAFYEGGTLLGGGVFERLS